From a region of the Kwoniella mangroviensis CBS 8507 chromosome 1 map unlocalized Ctg01, whole genome shotgun sequence genome:
- a CDS encoding T-complex protein 1 subunit delta — MAAATASAPVGISDSSFTDKGKPTEVRLSNMNAAKAVADAVRTSLGPKGMDKMIQTSTGEVVITNDGATILKHMAVLHPAARMLVELSQAQDIEAGDGTTSVVVLAGSLLSAAEKLLNQGIHPTTVAQSFQKAASKAVEFLDEMSIPVDLNDRESLLKAARTSLNSKIVSQYSSTLAPIAVSAVTRLVSSSSHNVDLRDIRIVKKVGGTIEDTELVEGLALNQIAMSNAGGPTRMEKAKIGLIQFQLSSPKPDMDNQIVVNDYRQMDKILKEERQYLLNLCKRIKKTGCNVLLIQKSILRDAVTDLSLHFLAKLKILVIKDIERDEIDFIAKSTGSKPVADIEAFTEDKLGYAELVEETSQAGAKVVKVTGVKNPGQTVSVVCTGANDLVLEESERSLHDALCVVRCLVKKRALIAGGGAPEINVSRLLTEYAHTLKGKEAYCFQAFAEALEIIPTTLAENAGLNPIAIVTELRNKHALGDKNAGINVKKGIISNILEENVVQPLLVSTSALELATETVALILRIDDIQVSYLKIVWRLDLQADILFSLNSSHDR, encoded by the exons ATGGCCGCCGCAACCGCTTCTGCCCCCGTGGGCATCTCTGACAGCTCCTTCACCGATAAA GGAAAACCAACCGAAGTTCGACTGTCGAACATGAACGCTGCCAAAG CCGTTGCTGATGCCGTTCGAACGAGTTTGGGTCCAAAAGGAATGGATaagatg ATCCAAACCTCGACTGGCGAAGTGGTCATCACTAATGACGGAGCTACTATTTTGAAGCATATGGCCGTGTTACATCCTGCCGCTAGAATG CTGGTTGAACTATCACAAGCTCAAGATATAGAAGCTGGAGATGGAACTACTAGTGTGGTTGTACTTGCCGGTAGTCTGCTCTCTGCCGCTGAAAAGCTTCTCAACCAAG GTATTCACCCCACTACCGTTGCTCAATCGTTCCAAAAAGCAGCTTCAAAAGCTGTAGAGTTCTTAGACGAAATGAGTATCCCAGTAGATCTCAATGATAGGGAAAGTTTGTTAAAAGCTGCTAGAACGAGTTTGAACTCCAAG ATCGTCTCCCAATACTCTTCCACCCTTGCTCCTATCGCCGTCTCAGCCGTCACTAGACTTgtctcatcttcatcccacaATGTGGATTTGAGGGATATCAGGATAGTAAAGAAAGTTGGAGGTACGATTGAAGATACGGAATTAGTAGAAGGATTGGCATTGAACCAAATTGCTATGAGCAATGCTGGTGGACCAACAAGGATGGAGAAAGCTAAGATCGGTTTGatccaattccaactctCGAGTCCTAAACCCGAT atggacaATCAAATTGTTGTCAACGATTATAGACAAATGGACAAGATCCTCAAGGAAGAACGACAATATCTTCTCAATTTATGTAAACGAATCAAGAAAACAGGATGTAATGTTCTCCTAATTCAAAAATCAATCTTAAGAGATGCCGTAACGGATTTATCATTGCATTTCTTAGCCAAATTGAAAATTTTAGTTATAAAAGATATCGAAAGGGATGAAATTGATTTCATAGCGAAATCAACTGGTTCAAAACCCGTTGCGGATATCGAGGCCTTCACAGAGGATAAATTGGGTTATGCGGAATTAGTTGAAGAGACCAGTCAAGCTGGTGCAAAGGTCGTTAAAGTTACGGGAGTGAAGAACCCCGGACAAACCGTTAGTGTCGTATGTACAGGTGCGAACGACTTGGTATTGGAAGAATCGGAAAGGTCGTTACATGATGCTTTGTGTGTGGTCAGATGTTTGGtaaagaagag AGCTTTGATcgcaggtggtggtgcccCTGAAATCAACGTATCAAGACTTCTGACCGAATACGCTCACACTTTaaaaggaaaggaagcaTACTGTTTCCAAGCTTTCGCCGAAGCACTCGAAATCATACCTACCACTTTAGCTGAAAACGCAGGTTTGAACCCTATTGCCATCGTGACCGAATTGAGGAACAAACATGCTCTGGGAGATAAGAATGCTGGTATaaatgtgaagaag GGTATAATCTCGAATATCCTTGAGGAGAACGTAGTACAGCCATTACTCGTTTCGACAAGTGCGTTGGAGTTGGCCACGGAGACAGTAGCGTTGATCTTGAGGATCGATGATATTCAAGTGAGCTATCTCAAGATTGTCTGGCGATTAGACCtacaagctgacattttgTTCTCATTGAACAGTTCACACGATAGGTAG